In Nitrospirota bacterium, the genomic stretch CATTGTTTTACCGCTTGAGCGAAAGAGAGATCCTCTTTCTTTCACTATCGACGCCCAGCACCGTTACTTTAACCTTCTGGTGCACCGTAACCACCTCGGCGGGATTCCGCACAAACCGGCCGGCGAGCTCGCTGATATGCACCAGGCCGTCCTGGTGCACGCCGATATCGACGAACACGCCGAAAGCGGTGATGTTCGTCACTATCCCGGGCAGCTTCATGCCGGGCTGTACGTCCTCGATCTTTTCGATCCCGTCTGCGAACGCGAACGCTTCGAACCGCTCGCGCGGGTCGCGGCCCGGCTTCGCGAGCTCGGCCATGATATCGTTCAGCGTGGGCATGCCCACCGTATCGGTGACGTACCGCGCGAGGTCGATGCGCTTCCTCAGTTCGTCGTCGCACATCAGATCGAGCACCGAACAACCGGCGTCATCCGCCATGGTATCCACGATCGGGTAGCTCTCGGGATGGACGGCGCTGGCATCGAGGGGATGCTCACCATCCCTGATGCGCAGGAACCCCGCAGCCTGCTCGAAGGTCTTCGACCCCAGGCGGGGGATGTTCTTCAGTTCCTCCCGCGAGCGGAAAGGCCCGTGCTCGTTCCGGTATGCCACGATAGTGCCGGCGAGCTGCGGCCCCAATCCCGAGACATAGGCGAGGAGCTGTTTGCTCGCGGTATTCACCTCCACGCCGACCTTGTTCACGCAGCTGGTCACCACGTCATCGAGGCTGCGCTTGAGAGCGCCCTGATCGACATCATGCTGATACTGTCCTACCCCGATGGATTTCGGATCGATCTTCACCAGTTCCGCGAGGGGGTCCATGAGCCTTCTGCCGATCGATACCGCCCCGCGTACCGTCACATCGTGCTCGGGGAATTCCTCCCGGGCGGCTTCAGAGGCCGAATAGATCGAGGCGCCGCTCTCGTTGACCATGACGATGGTGAGACTCTTCGGCAGAGCGAGCCCCCTGATGAAGGTCTCGGTCTCTCTTCCCGCGGTGCCGTTTCCTATCGCAATCGCCCCGATGCCGAACCGTTCGCATGCCTTCTTCACCGCGGCCGCAGCCGCTGCCCTCTCCCGCTCCGACTGGTGGGGATATATGGTTTCGTTGTGCAGCAATTTCCCCTGCCGGTCGAGGCATACCATTTTGCAGCCGGTGCGAAAGCCGGGATCCAGGGCGAGCACGCTTCTCTGCCCCAGGGGGGGAGCAAGGAGAAGCTGCCGGAGATTTTCGGCGAAGACCCTGACCGCCTCCTCATCGGCGCGCTCTTTTGTCGCAAGGCGCATCTCGGTCTCGATGGACAGCGAAAGGAGCCTCTTGTAACCGTCATGCACCGCCGCCCTCACCTGCTGTGCGGAAGCCCCCCCGCCTTTCACAAACACTGCCTCAAGCAGCGGTACCGCGTCCTCCTCAGGCGGCACGATCCGGAGCATGAGAACGCCCTCGCTCTCTCCGCGCCGCATAGCGAGGACCCGGTGCGAGGGCGCCTTTGCAACCGGCTCTTCCCACTCGAAATAATCCTTGTACTTGACGCCTTCCCCCTCTTTGCCGGCGATCACCCTTGACCTGAAGACGCCTTTCGCTGCATAGAGATCACGCATCGCTGCACGGGCATGCCGGTCCTCGCTCACCCGCTCGGCAATGATGTCCCGCGCGCCGGCGAGGGCCTCCTCTGCCGTCCCGACGCCCTTTCCGGCATCGATGAACGCAGCAGCCTCTGCTGCGGGGTCCCGCTCATCCTGGGCTAAGATGATCCCGGCAAGGGGCTCCAGCCCTTTCTCCCTGGCGATGGCAGCACGGGTGCGGCGCTTCGGCCGGTACGGCAGATAGATATCCTCGAGATCGACCATGGTCGCGGCGGCCCCGATCCTCTCCCGCAATTCATCGGTGAGCAGCCCGCGCCCTTCGAGGGAGGCAAGGATCGCCGCGCGCCGCTTATCCAGCTCTTCGAGCTGGACGAGCCGGTCGCGGACGGCGGCGATAACCACCTCATCCAGGCTGCCCGTCGCCTCTTTCCGGTAGCGCGCTATAAAGGGCACGGTGGCGCCCTCCCCGAGCAGCGCCGCTGCCGCCTTTACCTGCTTCGGCGCAAGCGTTCGCTCGTGTGCGATCTTTGCAATATGTGCCTCGTTCATAGGTTCCTTCACACCGTTCTCGTGCAGAATTGCATACACGTAAAGGGAGGTAGATTACCAGAAGAAACGCAGGGGAGTAAAGGGCGGGGGGAGAAACAGGGGAACGGAGGGCGATAGTCCCGCAGCAGGCGCTGCCGCATCGCCGGCCCTGTACGTTGTGTCCGGCAGATTTTTTCGCTAGAATTCATATCATGCACTGCCGGCATGCGGGATAAGCAAACCTTGAGCGCTACCCTACAGCATCTCTCTGCTACGGTTCACCACCTGGCCCATACCATCGGCACGCGGAGTTATCGCGAGGTCGAGAAGCTGAACAGGACCGCCGATTATATAGAGGCGACCTTCCGTTCTTATGATCTCGTGGCAGAGAGGCAGGCCTTCACGTATCAAGGGAACACCTATTACAATGTGATCACGTCGGTGCGGGGCGCCGGCTCCGCACCCGGCGGGGACCTCGTCATCGGCGCGCATTACGATACCGTTGCAGGGACGCCCGGCGCCGACGACAACGCGAGCGGCGTTGCGGGCCTGCTCGAATTGGCGCGGCTTGCCGCCGCAGAGCCGCTGCGGAGGACGGTACAGTTCGCCGCCTTCACCCTGGAAGAGCCCCCGGCCTTCATGACGAGCAGGATGGGAAGCTATGTCTACGCCGGAAGCCTTAGAGAAAAAGAGAGGGATGTCTACGGAATGATCTCCCTCGAGATGCTCGGCTACTATACCGACGCCCGGGGCTCCCAGCTGTACCCGCTCCCGCTCCTGCAGTGGCGGTACCCCGACCGCGGCAACTTCATCGCCTTCGTGGGAAATACCACGTCCCGCCCGTTTACGCTCGAAGTAAAGAGCGCCTTGAACGCGGTCTCGCCCTTTCCCGTCGAGTCGCTCAATGCATCGCCCCTTATCCCCGGGATCAGTTTTTCGGACCACTGCAGTTTCTGGAGATGCGGCTATCCCGCCTTCATGATCACCGATACCGCCTTCTTCAGGAATCCGCACTACCACGGGCCGGGCGACACCCCCGAAACCCTCGACTACGAACGGATGTCCCGGCTTGTCGAAGCCCTCTCCCGTGCGCTCCGCATGCTGTAGCCCCTGCACTCCGAGGGGAAGCCGACTGCTCGCTCTTCCGTGCGTACCAAGCCTTGCGCTCCTCTTCTCCCATGACCTACAATAAAGCCATGACACTGGGAATCATCGGCGGCAGCGGGCTGTATGGGATCGAGGGGCTCGAGATCACCAGGGAGGTTACCCTCTCGACGCCCTGCGGCGAACCGTCGTCGGCGTATGCGCTCGGTACGCTCGACGGCAGGGACGTCGTCTTCCTCGCCCGCCACGGGATACCGCACCGGCTCCCTCCTCACAAGGTGAACTACCGCGCCAATATCTGGGGTTTCAAATCCCTGGGAGTCGAGCGCCTCATCGCCGTGAGCGCCGTCGGCGGCATACACCGGGCAATGTCCCCGGGCTCGCTCGTGCTCCTCGACCAGATCATCGATATGACCCAGGGGGCCCGGGCCTCGACCTTTTTCGACGGCGAGGAGGTCGTCCATGTCGATTTCACGTTTCCCTATTGCAGCGAGATGCGGACCGCCATCATGGAGGCGGCGCTGCAGCGCGACCTGCCCCTTGTCGATTCAGGGACTTATATCTGTGTCAACGGCCCCCGCCTCGAGACAGCGCGGGAGATCGCCTTCTTTTCCTCGATCGGCGCCGATGTGGTCGGCATGACCGCGATGCCCGAGGCGGCGCTCGCCCGCGAGGCCGAGCTCTGCCTCGCGGGTATCGCGGTGGTGACGAACTATGCGGCGGGCATGGTCGAAAAGAAGCTGACCACGACCGAGGTGGTCGAGACCATGAAGGGCTCCCTCGAGCGCATAAAGGCGCTGGTCAGGGAAGCCCTCGTCCGCATCCCTCCCCGGCGCGCCTGCTCCTGCGGCGAAGCCCTCAAAGACGCGAAACTGTAACCGATAGCCCGCAGCAGCGGAAAGAGCGGAAATCAAAAGAAAAAGTTTAAAAACAAGGAGCTCCTTGATTTTTATTTCCCGCTCTTTGCTCTTCGATCGTTCCGCCGCTCTTAGCTGCCAGTTTCGCGTATCCTTGACAGTGTTTGTACAATCTTATTATCATAAAAAGTAGACTTCATTCGAAACTGCACCGCGCATATCAGCAGAGTACGTGTCCTAATTTTTTATATACAGGGGGACCTCACATGGCAGGGCATTCCAAATGGGCTCAGATCAAGCATAAAAAAGCCCATACCGACGCGAAGCGGGGGAAAGCGTTCACCAAGATCGTGAAGGAGATTTCCGTTGCCGCGCGGATCGGCGGCGGGGATCCCGGCGGCAACCCCCGCCTCAGGACCGCTATCGAAAAGGCCAAAGAGGCAAATATGCCCTCCGATAACGTCAAGAAAGCGATCATGAAGGGCACGGGCGAGCTGCCCGGCACCACCTACGAAGAAGGGATGTACGAGGGATACGGCCCCGGCGGAGCGGCGATCCTCATCGAGGTGCTCACCGATAACAAGAACAGGACCGTCTCCGAGATACGCCATATCCTCTCGAAGAACGGCGGAAATCTCGGGGAGGCCGGCTGTGTTGCCTGGATGTTCGAGAAAAAGGGCTATATCATCGTCGAGAAGACCAGGGCCGATGAAGACACCCTGATGTCGCTCGTCCTCGATGCAGGAGCGGAAGACCTGAGAAACGACCCGAAGGAAGACAACTACGAAATCATCACCTCTCCCGACGCGCTCGACGCGGTCAAGGAGGCGGTCGTAAAGGGGGGCATCCCCGTATCCCTTGCGGAGGTCACCATGCTCCCGAAGAGTTATGTCCCGCTCGAGGGGCAGGCCTCGGAGCAGATGGTGAGGCTGATCGACGCCCTCGAGGACAACGACGATGTCCAGAATGTCTACAGCAATTTCGATATAGCCGACGAATCGGTAGCGCTTCAGAAGTAAGAGGGACAACGTGAGCAGCAGGAAGTAAGCCCGTCCTCAACGGTACCAGGGAGTCATATGAGTGAATCGATACGCATCACCTTCAAGAGGAAATTCCTTGCCGGCCTCATCATCACCATTCCCGTCGTCCTCACCATCTCCGTCCTCGTCAGCCTCTTCAATTTCATCGACGGGATCCTGGGGCCGTTTTTCGACGCGCTCCTCGGTACGCACGTTGCGGGGCTCGGCTTCGTTACCGCCGTCGCCCTCGTCTTCTTCGTCGGCATATTCTCGACCAACATGTTCGGCAAGAGGGTCCTCGGCCGCGTGGAGCGGGTATTCCTCAATATCCCCGTGTTCAAGAGCATCTATAACGCCATAAAGCAGCTCGTGGACGCCTTTTCCCCGGAGAACAGCGCATCCTTCAAGCAGTTCGTCATTGTCGAATACCCGCGGCCGGGCTCCTACGCCTTCGGCTTTCTCACGAAGGAGTGTTCCGTGACGGCGGCGGACCGCGAGCTCACGCTCAAGGCGGTCTATGTGCCGACGAACAATCTCTATCTCGGCGACGTCGTCCTCCTCGACGACCGGAGCATCATCCACACCGATATTCCCATAGAGAACGGCATCAGGATCATCCTCTCCGGCGGCATCGCGGCGCCGTCGAAGATCCTCGAGGCCCCTTCCGTCCCGTGCGACACCCTCCTGAAGAGGAGCGCCTAGCGTGGCGCGCATCCGGCATATCTCGGGCAAGAAACGGGCAAAGGAACGGGCAGCGGTAGTGCTTGCTGCCGGGCTCGGCACGCGCATGAAATCATCGCTGCCGAAAGTGCTGCATACGATCAACGGAAAACCCCTCGTCCGGTACGTGGTCGAAGCGGTGAGCGCGGTATCGCCGCAGCGCATCGTGGTCGTCGTCAGCCCTGCCACGAATGACGGCATCCGGAAGGCGCTCGCCGGTCTTCCCGTCCTCTTCTCCCTCCAGAAAGAGCCGAAAGGCACCGGCGATGCGCTGAAGACAGCGGCGCGGAAGCTCCGGGATTTCGACGGCACGGTGGTGGTCGTCAGCGGCGACACCCCGCTGGTAACCGGAGAGACGCTCGAGACGCTCCTCGCGCTCCATGCAAAAAACAGGGAGCAGCTTTCCATGATTTCCTTCGTCGCCGGCGGTCCGCATTCCTACGGAAGAA encodes the following:
- a CDS encoding DUF502 domain-containing protein, with translation MSESIRITFKRKFLAGLIITIPVVLTISVLVSLFNFIDGILGPFFDALLGTHVAGLGFVTAVALVFFVGIFSTNMFGKRVLGRVERVFLNIPVFKSIYNAIKQLVDAFSPENSASFKQFVIVEYPRPGSYAFGFLTKECSVTAADRELTLKAVYVPTNNLYLGDVVLLDDRSIIHTDIPIENGIRIILSGGIAAPSKILEAPSVPCDTLLKRSA
- a CDS encoding Tex family protein, which gives rise to MNEAHIAKIAHERTLAPKQVKAAAALLGEGATVPFIARYRKEATGSLDEVVIAAVRDRLVQLEELDKRRAAILASLEGRGLLTDELRERIGAAATMVDLEDIYLPYRPKRRTRAAIAREKGLEPLAGIILAQDERDPAAEAAAFIDAGKGVGTAEEALAGARDIIAERVSEDRHARAAMRDLYAAKGVFRSRVIAGKEGEGVKYKDYFEWEEPVAKAPSHRVLAMRRGESEGVLMLRIVPPEEDAVPLLEAVFVKGGGASAQQVRAAVHDGYKRLLSLSIETEMRLATKERADEEAVRVFAENLRQLLLAPPLGQRSVLALDPGFRTGCKMVCLDRQGKLLHNETIYPHQSERERAAAAAAVKKACERFGIGAIAIGNGTAGRETETFIRGLALPKSLTIVMVNESGASIYSASEAAREEFPEHDVTVRGAVSIGRRLMDPLAELVKIDPKSIGVGQYQHDVDQGALKRSLDDVVTSCVNKVGVEVNTASKQLLAYVSGLGPQLAGTIVAYRNEHGPFRSREELKNIPRLGSKTFEQAAGFLRIRDGEHPLDASAVHPESYPIVDTMADDAGCSVLDLMCDDELRKRIDLARYVTDTVGMPTLNDIMAELAKPGRDPRERFEAFAFADGIEKIEDVQPGMKLPGIVTNITAFGVFVDIGVHQDGLVHISELAGRFVRNPAEVVTVHQKVKVTVLGVDSERKRISLSLKR
- the mtnP gene encoding S-methyl-5'-thioadenosine phosphorylase, whose amino-acid sequence is MTLGIIGGSGLYGIEGLEITREVTLSTPCGEPSSAYALGTLDGRDVVFLARHGIPHRLPPHKVNYRANIWGFKSLGVERLIAVSAVGGIHRAMSPGSLVLLDQIIDMTQGARASTFFDGEEVVHVDFTFPYCSEMRTAIMEAALQRDLPLVDSGTYICVNGPRLETAREIAFFSSIGADVVGMTAMPEAALAREAELCLAGIAVVTNYAAGMVEKKLTTTEVVETMKGSLERIKALVREALVRIPPRRACSCGEALKDAKL
- a CDS encoding M28 family peptidase, whose protein sequence is MSATLQHLSATVHHLAHTIGTRSYREVEKLNRTADYIEATFRSYDLVAERQAFTYQGNTYYNVITSVRGAGSAPGGDLVIGAHYDTVAGTPGADDNASGVAGLLELARLAAAEPLRRTVQFAAFTLEEPPAFMTSRMGSYVYAGSLREKERDVYGMISLEMLGYYTDARGSQLYPLPLLQWRYPDRGNFIAFVGNTTSRPFTLEVKSALNAVSPFPVESLNASPLIPGISFSDHCSFWRCGYPAFMITDTAFFRNPHYHGPGDTPETLDYERMSRLVEALSRALRML
- a CDS encoding YebC/PmpR family DNA-binding transcriptional regulator produces the protein MAGHSKWAQIKHKKAHTDAKRGKAFTKIVKEISVAARIGGGDPGGNPRLRTAIEKAKEANMPSDNVKKAIMKGTGELPGTTYEEGMYEGYGPGGAAILIEVLTDNKNRTVSEIRHILSKNGGNLGEAGCVAWMFEKKGYIIVEKTRADEDTLMSLVLDAGAEDLRNDPKEDNYEIITSPDALDAVKEAVVKGGIPVSLAEVTMLPKSYVPLEGQASEQMVRLIDALEDNDDVQNVYSNFDIADESVALQK